From Rhododendron vialii isolate Sample 1 chromosome 10a, ASM3025357v1, the proteins below share one genomic window:
- the LOC131303362 gene encoding protein root UVB sensitive 4 isoform X1, translating into MQFSFNFSASNPLPYFPFSWKSHKTNFLTPSLDEPIIPIKPSLKPLTLSNSLKTSLNCEFQRGNLDEPTSPASLPVVILGSGSVSRYIWDGSELKLVSGDGNNAVSLKSLLFSDFEDGFGKLFRMCSLGVRNFFLPRQVTGNYFEYVKWKLLHRVFSSALQVLATQAMFRAIGVGYSRSLPSAAALNWVLKDGLGRLSRCIYTASLASAFDTNLKRVRFSTSVLFSLSIGIELLTPAYPQYFLLLATIANIAKQISLACYLATGTAVHRSFAVADNLGEVSAKAQIQTVCFDNLGLMLAAALNILFRNNQRLQAGLPFVVYPIFSALDLIGIYQGLKHVHLQTLTKDRLEIIITKWVELGCVPSPADVSKVEGVNFMKNNGRGLWPIRIGCLNPKRQIPRLSMTTMQSLKGEDMYFVCLEIICSRLAATRQVSQGIVLCVREGSCTADVVMGLLQACHIRKAMLSGRCRWEDNLGACYDSSSVLRHWFELVEDSKQCAHRDFTLLNDRMLEVGWACKNILLSTEEQARYSFLHEEDARR; encoded by the exons ATGCAATTCTCCTTTAATTTTTCTGCTTCCAATCCTCTACCGTACTTCCCCTTCTCATGGAAATCCCACAAAACCAACTTTCTCACTCCCTCACTTGACGAACCCATAATACCCATTAAACCCTCTCTTAAACCCCTGACTCTATCGAACTCGTTGAAAACCTCACTCAATTGCGAATTCCAACGAGGAAATCTCGACGAACCCACCTCGCCGGCCAGCCTTCCTGTCGTAATTCTCGGGTCTGGCTCCGTTTCGCGGTATATTTGGGACGGGAGTGAGTTGAAATTGGTTTCTGGCGACGGAAATAATGCCGTGTCTTTAAAATCGTTGCTCTTTTCGGATTTCGAAGATGGGTTTGGAAAACTGTTTAGAATGTGTAGTTTGGGAGTGAGGAATTTTTTCCTGCCTCGACAAGTTACTGGGAATTACTTCGAGTATGTCAAATGGAAGTTGTTGCACAGGGTCTTCAGTTCTGCTCTTCAGGTTCTTGCCACCCAG GCAATGTTTCGAGCAATTGGAGTCGGATACTCTCGTTCACTTCCATCAGCAGCTGCCCTAAATTGGGTCCTGAAGGATGGGCTTGGGAGGCTCAGTAGGTGCATCTACACTGCAAGTTTAGCATCTGCTTTTGATACCAATTTGAAG AGAGTTAGGTTTTCAACATCTGTTCTGTTCAGTTTGAGCATTGGCATTGAGTTGCTGACTCCTGCATATCCCCAATATTTCTTGCTTCTGGCAACTATAGCTAACATCGCGAAACAAATAAGCCTAGCATGCTATCTGGCTACTGGT ACTGCTGTTCATCGGAGCTTTGCAGTCGCAGATAATCTTGGTGAAGTTTCTGCAAAGGCACAG ATTCAAACAGTGTGCTTTGACAACCTTGGTCTAATGCTTGCCGCAGCCTTGAACATTCTATTCAGAAACAATCAAAG GTTGCAAGCAGGTTTGCCTTTTGTTGTGTACCCAATCTTCTCAGCACTTGACCTTATTGGAATTTATCAAGGGTTGAAGCATGTGCATCTGCAAACATTAACTAAG GATAGGCTTGAGATTATAATCACTAAGTGGGTTGAGTTGGGATGTGTTCCTTCACCTGCAGATGTGAGTAAAGTGGAAGGTGTAAATTTCATGAAAAACAATG GCAGAGGATTGTGGCCGATAAGAATTGGTTGCTTAAATCCCAAACGTCAAATACCAAGGTTGTCAATGACGACTATGCAATCGTTGAAGGGTGAGGACATGTACTTTGTATGCTTGGAGATCATATGCAGTAGATTGGCTGCAACTCGCCAAGTTAGT CAAGGCATTGTCCTTTGTGTGCGGGAAGGATCTTGCACTGCTGATGTTGTAATGGGTCTATTGCAG GCATGCCATATCCGCAAGGCTATGTTATCTGGCAGGTGTAGGTGGGAGGACAACTTAGGAGCCTGCTATGATTCCAGTTCAGTTTTGAGACATTGGTTTGAACTGGTTGAAGATAGCAAGCAATGTGCTCACCGGGATTTTACCTTGCTCAATGATCGGATGTTAGAAGTAGGGTGGGCTTgtaaaaacattttattgagcaCAGAAGAGCAAGCTCGTTATAGTTTTTTACATGA AGAGGACGCGAGAAGATGA
- the LOC131303362 gene encoding protein root UVB sensitive 4 isoform X2, protein MQFSFNFSASNPLPYFPFSWKSHKTNFLTPSLDEPIIPIKPSLKPLTLSNSLKTSLNCEFQRGNLDEPTSPASLPVVILGSGSVSRYIWDGSELKLVSGDGNNAVSLKSLLFSDFEDGFGKLFRMCSLGVRNFFLPRQVTGNYFEYVKWKLLHRVFSSALQVLATQAMFRAIGVGYSRSLPSAAALNWVLKDGLGRLSRCIYTASLASAFDTNLKRVRFSTSVLFSLSIGIELLTPAYPQYFLLLATIANIAKQISLACYLATGTAVHRSFAVADNLGEVSAKAQIQTVCFDNLGLMLAAALNILFRNNQRLQAGLPFVVYPIFSALDLIGIYQGLKHVHLQTLTKDRLEIIITKWVELGCVPSPADVSKVEGVNFMKNNGRGLWPIRIGCLNPKRQIPRLSMTTMQSLKGEDMYFVCLEIICSRLAATRQQGIVLCVREGSCTADVVMGLLQACHIRKAMLSGRCRWEDNLGACYDSSSVLRHWFELVEDSKQCAHRDFTLLNDRMLEVGWACKNILLSTEEQARYSFLHEEDARR, encoded by the exons ATGCAATTCTCCTTTAATTTTTCTGCTTCCAATCCTCTACCGTACTTCCCCTTCTCATGGAAATCCCACAAAACCAACTTTCTCACTCCCTCACTTGACGAACCCATAATACCCATTAAACCCTCTCTTAAACCCCTGACTCTATCGAACTCGTTGAAAACCTCACTCAATTGCGAATTCCAACGAGGAAATCTCGACGAACCCACCTCGCCGGCCAGCCTTCCTGTCGTAATTCTCGGGTCTGGCTCCGTTTCGCGGTATATTTGGGACGGGAGTGAGTTGAAATTGGTTTCTGGCGACGGAAATAATGCCGTGTCTTTAAAATCGTTGCTCTTTTCGGATTTCGAAGATGGGTTTGGAAAACTGTTTAGAATGTGTAGTTTGGGAGTGAGGAATTTTTTCCTGCCTCGACAAGTTACTGGGAATTACTTCGAGTATGTCAAATGGAAGTTGTTGCACAGGGTCTTCAGTTCTGCTCTTCAGGTTCTTGCCACCCAG GCAATGTTTCGAGCAATTGGAGTCGGATACTCTCGTTCACTTCCATCAGCAGCTGCCCTAAATTGGGTCCTGAAGGATGGGCTTGGGAGGCTCAGTAGGTGCATCTACACTGCAAGTTTAGCATCTGCTTTTGATACCAATTTGAAG AGAGTTAGGTTTTCAACATCTGTTCTGTTCAGTTTGAGCATTGGCATTGAGTTGCTGACTCCTGCATATCCCCAATATTTCTTGCTTCTGGCAACTATAGCTAACATCGCGAAACAAATAAGCCTAGCATGCTATCTGGCTACTGGT ACTGCTGTTCATCGGAGCTTTGCAGTCGCAGATAATCTTGGTGAAGTTTCTGCAAAGGCACAG ATTCAAACAGTGTGCTTTGACAACCTTGGTCTAATGCTTGCCGCAGCCTTGAACATTCTATTCAGAAACAATCAAAG GTTGCAAGCAGGTTTGCCTTTTGTTGTGTACCCAATCTTCTCAGCACTTGACCTTATTGGAATTTATCAAGGGTTGAAGCATGTGCATCTGCAAACATTAACTAAG GATAGGCTTGAGATTATAATCACTAAGTGGGTTGAGTTGGGATGTGTTCCTTCACCTGCAGATGTGAGTAAAGTGGAAGGTGTAAATTTCATGAAAAACAATG GCAGAGGATTGTGGCCGATAAGAATTGGTTGCTTAAATCCCAAACGTCAAATACCAAGGTTGTCAATGACGACTATGCAATCGTTGAAGGGTGAGGACATGTACTTTGTATGCTTGGAGATCATATGCAGTAGATTGGCTGCAACTCGCCAA CAAGGCATTGTCCTTTGTGTGCGGGAAGGATCTTGCACTGCTGATGTTGTAATGGGTCTATTGCAG GCATGCCATATCCGCAAGGCTATGTTATCTGGCAGGTGTAGGTGGGAGGACAACTTAGGAGCCTGCTATGATTCCAGTTCAGTTTTGAGACATTGGTTTGAACTGGTTGAAGATAGCAAGCAATGTGCTCACCGGGATTTTACCTTGCTCAATGATCGGATGTTAGAAGTAGGGTGGGCTTgtaaaaacattttattgagcaCAGAAGAGCAAGCTCGTTATAGTTTTTTACATGA AGAGGACGCGAGAAGATGA
- the LOC131303362 gene encoding protein root UVB sensitive 4 isoform X8: MQFSFNFSASNPLPYFPFSWKSHKTNFLTPSLDEPIIPIKPSLKPLTLSNSLKTSLNCEFQRGNLDEPTSPASLPVVILGSGSVSRYIWDGSELKLVSGDGNNAVSLKSLLFSDFEDGFGKLFRMCSLGVRNFFLPRQVTGNYFEYVKWKLLHRVFSSALQVLATQAMFRAIGVGYSRSLPSAAALNWVLKDGLGRLSRCIYTASLASAFDTNLKRVRFSTSVLFSLSIGIELLTPAYPQYFLLLATIANIAKQISLACYLATGTAVHRSFAVADNLGEVSAKAQIQTVCFDNLGLMLAAALNILFRNNQRLQAGLPFVVYPIFSALDLIGIYQGLKHVHLQTLTKACHIRKAMLSGRCRWEDNLGACYDSSSVLRHWFELVEDSKQCAHRDFTLLNDRMLEVGWACKNILLSTEEQARYSFLHEEDARR, from the exons ATGCAATTCTCCTTTAATTTTTCTGCTTCCAATCCTCTACCGTACTTCCCCTTCTCATGGAAATCCCACAAAACCAACTTTCTCACTCCCTCACTTGACGAACCCATAATACCCATTAAACCCTCTCTTAAACCCCTGACTCTATCGAACTCGTTGAAAACCTCACTCAATTGCGAATTCCAACGAGGAAATCTCGACGAACCCACCTCGCCGGCCAGCCTTCCTGTCGTAATTCTCGGGTCTGGCTCCGTTTCGCGGTATATTTGGGACGGGAGTGAGTTGAAATTGGTTTCTGGCGACGGAAATAATGCCGTGTCTTTAAAATCGTTGCTCTTTTCGGATTTCGAAGATGGGTTTGGAAAACTGTTTAGAATGTGTAGTTTGGGAGTGAGGAATTTTTTCCTGCCTCGACAAGTTACTGGGAATTACTTCGAGTATGTCAAATGGAAGTTGTTGCACAGGGTCTTCAGTTCTGCTCTTCAGGTTCTTGCCACCCAG GCAATGTTTCGAGCAATTGGAGTCGGATACTCTCGTTCACTTCCATCAGCAGCTGCCCTAAATTGGGTCCTGAAGGATGGGCTTGGGAGGCTCAGTAGGTGCATCTACACTGCAAGTTTAGCATCTGCTTTTGATACCAATTTGAAG AGAGTTAGGTTTTCAACATCTGTTCTGTTCAGTTTGAGCATTGGCATTGAGTTGCTGACTCCTGCATATCCCCAATATTTCTTGCTTCTGGCAACTATAGCTAACATCGCGAAACAAATAAGCCTAGCATGCTATCTGGCTACTGGT ACTGCTGTTCATCGGAGCTTTGCAGTCGCAGATAATCTTGGTGAAGTTTCTGCAAAGGCACAG ATTCAAACAGTGTGCTTTGACAACCTTGGTCTAATGCTTGCCGCAGCCTTGAACATTCTATTCAGAAACAATCAAAG GTTGCAAGCAGGTTTGCCTTTTGTTGTGTACCCAATCTTCTCAGCACTTGACCTTATTGGAATTTATCAAGGGTTGAAGCATGTGCATCTGCAAACATTAACTAAG GCATGCCATATCCGCAAGGCTATGTTATCTGGCAGGTGTAGGTGGGAGGACAACTTAGGAGCCTGCTATGATTCCAGTTCAGTTTTGAGACATTGGTTTGAACTGGTTGAAGATAGCAAGCAATGTGCTCACCGGGATTTTACCTTGCTCAATGATCGGATGTTAGAAGTAGGGTGGGCTTgtaaaaacattttattgagcaCAGAAGAGCAAGCTCGTTATAGTTTTTTACATGA AGAGGACGCGAGAAGATGA
- the LOC131303362 gene encoding protein root UVB sensitive 4 isoform X4 has translation MQFSFNFSASNPLPYFPFSWKSHKTNFLTPSLDEPIIPIKPSLKPLTLSNSLKTSLNCEFQRGNLDEPTSPASLPVVILGSGSVSRYIWDGSELKLVSGDGNNAVSLKSLLFSDFEDGFGKLFRMCSLGVRNFFLPRQVTGNYFEYVKWKLLHRVFSSALQVLATQAMFRAIGVGYSRSLPSAAALNWVLKDGLGRLSRCIYTASLASAFDTNLKRVRFSTSVLFSLSIGIELLTPAYPQYFLLLATIANIAKQISLACYLATGTAVHRSFAVADNLGEVSAKAQIQTVCFDNLGLMLAAALNILFRNNQRLEIIITKWVELGCVPSPADVSKVEGVNFMKNNGRGLWPIRIGCLNPKRQIPRLSMTTMQSLKGEDMYFVCLEIICSRLAATRQVSQGIVLCVREGSCTADVVMGLLQACHIRKAMLSGRCRWEDNLGACYDSSSVLRHWFELVEDSKQCAHRDFTLLNDRMLEVGWACKNILLSTEEQARYSFLHEEDARR, from the exons ATGCAATTCTCCTTTAATTTTTCTGCTTCCAATCCTCTACCGTACTTCCCCTTCTCATGGAAATCCCACAAAACCAACTTTCTCACTCCCTCACTTGACGAACCCATAATACCCATTAAACCCTCTCTTAAACCCCTGACTCTATCGAACTCGTTGAAAACCTCACTCAATTGCGAATTCCAACGAGGAAATCTCGACGAACCCACCTCGCCGGCCAGCCTTCCTGTCGTAATTCTCGGGTCTGGCTCCGTTTCGCGGTATATTTGGGACGGGAGTGAGTTGAAATTGGTTTCTGGCGACGGAAATAATGCCGTGTCTTTAAAATCGTTGCTCTTTTCGGATTTCGAAGATGGGTTTGGAAAACTGTTTAGAATGTGTAGTTTGGGAGTGAGGAATTTTTTCCTGCCTCGACAAGTTACTGGGAATTACTTCGAGTATGTCAAATGGAAGTTGTTGCACAGGGTCTTCAGTTCTGCTCTTCAGGTTCTTGCCACCCAG GCAATGTTTCGAGCAATTGGAGTCGGATACTCTCGTTCACTTCCATCAGCAGCTGCCCTAAATTGGGTCCTGAAGGATGGGCTTGGGAGGCTCAGTAGGTGCATCTACACTGCAAGTTTAGCATCTGCTTTTGATACCAATTTGAAG AGAGTTAGGTTTTCAACATCTGTTCTGTTCAGTTTGAGCATTGGCATTGAGTTGCTGACTCCTGCATATCCCCAATATTTCTTGCTTCTGGCAACTATAGCTAACATCGCGAAACAAATAAGCCTAGCATGCTATCTGGCTACTGGT ACTGCTGTTCATCGGAGCTTTGCAGTCGCAGATAATCTTGGTGAAGTTTCTGCAAAGGCACAG ATTCAAACAGTGTGCTTTGACAACCTTGGTCTAATGCTTGCCGCAGCCTTGAACATTCTATTCAGAAACAATCAAAG GCTTGAGATTATAATCACTAAGTGGGTTGAGTTGGGATGTGTTCCTTCACCTGCAGATGTGAGTAAAGTGGAAGGTGTAAATTTCATGAAAAACAATG GCAGAGGATTGTGGCCGATAAGAATTGGTTGCTTAAATCCCAAACGTCAAATACCAAGGTTGTCAATGACGACTATGCAATCGTTGAAGGGTGAGGACATGTACTTTGTATGCTTGGAGATCATATGCAGTAGATTGGCTGCAACTCGCCAAGTTAGT CAAGGCATTGTCCTTTGTGTGCGGGAAGGATCTTGCACTGCTGATGTTGTAATGGGTCTATTGCAG GCATGCCATATCCGCAAGGCTATGTTATCTGGCAGGTGTAGGTGGGAGGACAACTTAGGAGCCTGCTATGATTCCAGTTCAGTTTTGAGACATTGGTTTGAACTGGTTGAAGATAGCAAGCAATGTGCTCACCGGGATTTTACCTTGCTCAATGATCGGATGTTAGAAGTAGGGTGGGCTTgtaaaaacattttattgagcaCAGAAGAGCAAGCTCGTTATAGTTTTTTACATGA AGAGGACGCGAGAAGATGA
- the LOC131303362 gene encoding protein root UVB sensitive 4 isoform X5: protein MQFSFNFSASNPLPYFPFSWKSHKTNFLTPSLDEPIIPIKPSLKPLTLSNSLKTSLNCEFQRGNLDEPTSPASLPVVILGSGSVSRYIWDGSELKLVSGDGNNAVSLKSLLFSDFEDGFGKLFRMCSLGVRNFFLPRQVTGNYFEYVKWKLLHRVFSSALQVLATQAMFRAIGVGYSRSLPSAAALNWVLKDGLGRLSRCIYTASLASAFDTNLKRVRFSTSVLFSLSIGIELLTPAYPQYFLLLATIANIAKQISLACYLATGTAVHRSFAVADNLGEVSAKAQIQTVCFDNLGLMLAAALNILFRNNQRLQAGLPFVVYPIFSALDLIGIYQGLKHVHLQTLTKDRLEIIITKWVELGCVPSPADVSKVEGVNFMKNNGRGLWPIRIGCLNPKRQIPRLSMTTMQSLKGEDMYFVCLEIICSRLAATRQVSQGIVLCVREGSCTADVVMGLLQEPNRAKMASLSLSLSLSLSLSLSHTHTHTEVFPFHKFVRAG, encoded by the exons ATGCAATTCTCCTTTAATTTTTCTGCTTCCAATCCTCTACCGTACTTCCCCTTCTCATGGAAATCCCACAAAACCAACTTTCTCACTCCCTCACTTGACGAACCCATAATACCCATTAAACCCTCTCTTAAACCCCTGACTCTATCGAACTCGTTGAAAACCTCACTCAATTGCGAATTCCAACGAGGAAATCTCGACGAACCCACCTCGCCGGCCAGCCTTCCTGTCGTAATTCTCGGGTCTGGCTCCGTTTCGCGGTATATTTGGGACGGGAGTGAGTTGAAATTGGTTTCTGGCGACGGAAATAATGCCGTGTCTTTAAAATCGTTGCTCTTTTCGGATTTCGAAGATGGGTTTGGAAAACTGTTTAGAATGTGTAGTTTGGGAGTGAGGAATTTTTTCCTGCCTCGACAAGTTACTGGGAATTACTTCGAGTATGTCAAATGGAAGTTGTTGCACAGGGTCTTCAGTTCTGCTCTTCAGGTTCTTGCCACCCAG GCAATGTTTCGAGCAATTGGAGTCGGATACTCTCGTTCACTTCCATCAGCAGCTGCCCTAAATTGGGTCCTGAAGGATGGGCTTGGGAGGCTCAGTAGGTGCATCTACACTGCAAGTTTAGCATCTGCTTTTGATACCAATTTGAAG AGAGTTAGGTTTTCAACATCTGTTCTGTTCAGTTTGAGCATTGGCATTGAGTTGCTGACTCCTGCATATCCCCAATATTTCTTGCTTCTGGCAACTATAGCTAACATCGCGAAACAAATAAGCCTAGCATGCTATCTGGCTACTGGT ACTGCTGTTCATCGGAGCTTTGCAGTCGCAGATAATCTTGGTGAAGTTTCTGCAAAGGCACAG ATTCAAACAGTGTGCTTTGACAACCTTGGTCTAATGCTTGCCGCAGCCTTGAACATTCTATTCAGAAACAATCAAAG GTTGCAAGCAGGTTTGCCTTTTGTTGTGTACCCAATCTTCTCAGCACTTGACCTTATTGGAATTTATCAAGGGTTGAAGCATGTGCATCTGCAAACATTAACTAAG GATAGGCTTGAGATTATAATCACTAAGTGGGTTGAGTTGGGATGTGTTCCTTCACCTGCAGATGTGAGTAAAGTGGAAGGTGTAAATTTCATGAAAAACAATG GCAGAGGATTGTGGCCGATAAGAATTGGTTGCTTAAATCCCAAACGTCAAATACCAAGGTTGTCAATGACGACTATGCAATCGTTGAAGGGTGAGGACATGTACTTTGTATGCTTGGAGATCATATGCAGTAGATTGGCTGCAACTCGCCAAGTTAGT CAAGGCATTGTCCTTTGTGTGCGGGAAGGATCTTGCACTGCTGATGTTGTAATGGGTCTATTGCAG GAACCAAATAGAGCAAAAatggcatctctctctctctctctctctctctctctctctctctctctctctcacacacacacacacacagaggtaTTTCCGTTCCACAAGTTCGTGCGTGCAGGATAA
- the LOC131303362 gene encoding protein root UVB sensitive 4 isoform X3 translates to MQFSFNFSASNPLPYFPFSWKSHKTNFLTPSLDEPIIPIKPSLKPLTLSNSLKTSLNCEFQRGNLDEPTSPASLPVVILGSGSVSRYIWDGSELKLVSGDGNNAVSLKSLLFSDFEDGFGKLFRMCSLGVRNFFLPRQVTGNYFEYVKWKLLHRVFSSALQVLATQAMFRAIGVGYSRSLPSAAALNWVLKDGLGRLSRCIYTASLASAFDTNLKRVRFSTSVLFSLSIGIELLTPAYPQYFLLLATIANIAKQISLACYLATGTAVHRSFAVADNLGEVSAKAQIQTVCFDNLGLMLAAALNILFRNNQRLQAGLPFVVYPIFSALDLIGIYQGLKHVHLQTLTKDRLEIIITKWVELGCVPSPADVSKVEGVNFMKNNGRGLWPIRIGCLNPKRQIPRLSMTTMQSLKGEDMYFVCLEIICSRLAATRQVSQGIVLCVREGSCTADVVMGLLQACHIRKAMLSGRCRWEDNLGACYDSSSVLRHWFELVEDSKQCAHRDFTLLNDRMLEVGWACKNILLSTEEQARYSFLHE, encoded by the exons ATGCAATTCTCCTTTAATTTTTCTGCTTCCAATCCTCTACCGTACTTCCCCTTCTCATGGAAATCCCACAAAACCAACTTTCTCACTCCCTCACTTGACGAACCCATAATACCCATTAAACCCTCTCTTAAACCCCTGACTCTATCGAACTCGTTGAAAACCTCACTCAATTGCGAATTCCAACGAGGAAATCTCGACGAACCCACCTCGCCGGCCAGCCTTCCTGTCGTAATTCTCGGGTCTGGCTCCGTTTCGCGGTATATTTGGGACGGGAGTGAGTTGAAATTGGTTTCTGGCGACGGAAATAATGCCGTGTCTTTAAAATCGTTGCTCTTTTCGGATTTCGAAGATGGGTTTGGAAAACTGTTTAGAATGTGTAGTTTGGGAGTGAGGAATTTTTTCCTGCCTCGACAAGTTACTGGGAATTACTTCGAGTATGTCAAATGGAAGTTGTTGCACAGGGTCTTCAGTTCTGCTCTTCAGGTTCTTGCCACCCAG GCAATGTTTCGAGCAATTGGAGTCGGATACTCTCGTTCACTTCCATCAGCAGCTGCCCTAAATTGGGTCCTGAAGGATGGGCTTGGGAGGCTCAGTAGGTGCATCTACACTGCAAGTTTAGCATCTGCTTTTGATACCAATTTGAAG AGAGTTAGGTTTTCAACATCTGTTCTGTTCAGTTTGAGCATTGGCATTGAGTTGCTGACTCCTGCATATCCCCAATATTTCTTGCTTCTGGCAACTATAGCTAACATCGCGAAACAAATAAGCCTAGCATGCTATCTGGCTACTGGT ACTGCTGTTCATCGGAGCTTTGCAGTCGCAGATAATCTTGGTGAAGTTTCTGCAAAGGCACAG ATTCAAACAGTGTGCTTTGACAACCTTGGTCTAATGCTTGCCGCAGCCTTGAACATTCTATTCAGAAACAATCAAAG GTTGCAAGCAGGTTTGCCTTTTGTTGTGTACCCAATCTTCTCAGCACTTGACCTTATTGGAATTTATCAAGGGTTGAAGCATGTGCATCTGCAAACATTAACTAAG GATAGGCTTGAGATTATAATCACTAAGTGGGTTGAGTTGGGATGTGTTCCTTCACCTGCAGATGTGAGTAAAGTGGAAGGTGTAAATTTCATGAAAAACAATG GCAGAGGATTGTGGCCGATAAGAATTGGTTGCTTAAATCCCAAACGTCAAATACCAAGGTTGTCAATGACGACTATGCAATCGTTGAAGGGTGAGGACATGTACTTTGTATGCTTGGAGATCATATGCAGTAGATTGGCTGCAACTCGCCAAGTTAGT CAAGGCATTGTCCTTTGTGTGCGGGAAGGATCTTGCACTGCTGATGTTGTAATGGGTCTATTGCAG GCATGCCATATCCGCAAGGCTATGTTATCTGGCAGGTGTAGGTGGGAGGACAACTTAGGAGCCTGCTATGATTCCAGTTCAGTTTTGAGACATTGGTTTGAACTGGTTGAAGATAGCAAGCAATGTGCTCACCGGGATTTTACCTTGCTCAATGATCGGATGTTAGAAGTAGGGTGGGCTTgtaaaaacattttattgagcaCAGAAGAGCAAGCTCGTTATAGTTTTTTACATGAGTGA
- the LOC131303362 gene encoding protein root UVB sensitive 4 isoform X6: MQFSFNFSASNPLPYFPFSWKSHKTNFLTPSLDEPIIPIKPSLKPLTLSNSLKTSLNCEFQRGNLDEPTSPASLPVVILGSGSVSRYIWDGSELKLVSGDGNNAVSLKSLLFSDFEDGFGKLFRMCSLGVRNFFLPRQVTGNYFEYVKWKLLHRVFSSALQVLATQAMFRAIGVGYSRSLPSAAALNWVLKDGLGRLSRCIYTASLASAFDTNLKRVRFSTSVLFSLSIGIELLTPAYPQYFLLLATIANIAKQISLACYLATGTAVHRSFAVADNLGEVSAKAQIQTVCFDNLGLMLAAALNILFRNNQRLQAGLPFVVYPIFSALDLIGIYQGLKHVHLQTLTKDRLEIIITKWVELGCVPSPADVSKVEGVNFMKNNGRGLWPIRIGCLNPKRQIPRLSMTTMQSLKGEDMYFVCLEIICSRLAATRQQGIVLCVREGSCTADVVMGLLQEPNRAKMASLSLSLSLSLSLSLSHTHTHTEVFPFHKFVRAG; encoded by the exons ATGCAATTCTCCTTTAATTTTTCTGCTTCCAATCCTCTACCGTACTTCCCCTTCTCATGGAAATCCCACAAAACCAACTTTCTCACTCCCTCACTTGACGAACCCATAATACCCATTAAACCCTCTCTTAAACCCCTGACTCTATCGAACTCGTTGAAAACCTCACTCAATTGCGAATTCCAACGAGGAAATCTCGACGAACCCACCTCGCCGGCCAGCCTTCCTGTCGTAATTCTCGGGTCTGGCTCCGTTTCGCGGTATATTTGGGACGGGAGTGAGTTGAAATTGGTTTCTGGCGACGGAAATAATGCCGTGTCTTTAAAATCGTTGCTCTTTTCGGATTTCGAAGATGGGTTTGGAAAACTGTTTAGAATGTGTAGTTTGGGAGTGAGGAATTTTTTCCTGCCTCGACAAGTTACTGGGAATTACTTCGAGTATGTCAAATGGAAGTTGTTGCACAGGGTCTTCAGTTCTGCTCTTCAGGTTCTTGCCACCCAG GCAATGTTTCGAGCAATTGGAGTCGGATACTCTCGTTCACTTCCATCAGCAGCTGCCCTAAATTGGGTCCTGAAGGATGGGCTTGGGAGGCTCAGTAGGTGCATCTACACTGCAAGTTTAGCATCTGCTTTTGATACCAATTTGAAG AGAGTTAGGTTTTCAACATCTGTTCTGTTCAGTTTGAGCATTGGCATTGAGTTGCTGACTCCTGCATATCCCCAATATTTCTTGCTTCTGGCAACTATAGCTAACATCGCGAAACAAATAAGCCTAGCATGCTATCTGGCTACTGGT ACTGCTGTTCATCGGAGCTTTGCAGTCGCAGATAATCTTGGTGAAGTTTCTGCAAAGGCACAG ATTCAAACAGTGTGCTTTGACAACCTTGGTCTAATGCTTGCCGCAGCCTTGAACATTCTATTCAGAAACAATCAAAG GTTGCAAGCAGGTTTGCCTTTTGTTGTGTACCCAATCTTCTCAGCACTTGACCTTATTGGAATTTATCAAGGGTTGAAGCATGTGCATCTGCAAACATTAACTAAG GATAGGCTTGAGATTATAATCACTAAGTGGGTTGAGTTGGGATGTGTTCCTTCACCTGCAGATGTGAGTAAAGTGGAAGGTGTAAATTTCATGAAAAACAATG GCAGAGGATTGTGGCCGATAAGAATTGGTTGCTTAAATCCCAAACGTCAAATACCAAGGTTGTCAATGACGACTATGCAATCGTTGAAGGGTGAGGACATGTACTTTGTATGCTTGGAGATCATATGCAGTAGATTGGCTGCAACTCGCCAA CAAGGCATTGTCCTTTGTGTGCGGGAAGGATCTTGCACTGCTGATGTTGTAATGGGTCTATTGCAG GAACCAAATAGAGCAAAAatggcatctctctctctctctctctctctctctctctctctctctctctctcacacacacacacacacagaggtaTTTCCGTTCCACAAGTTCGTGCGTGCAGGATAA